One segment of Clostridium ljungdahlii DSM 13528 DNA contains the following:
- the sleB gene encoding spore cortex-lytic enzyme — MGKKIMRFKRELVLILAIVFTYASTSLFLLPYNNAVKAVAYYYGSRGNMVIQIQQKLRSWGYYNGSVDGVYGYQTYTAVKYFQSKNGLKSDGIVGDATLAALAINTGSNTGGNSQNVTLIARLINGEARGEPYEGQVAVGAVILNRTRDPRFPSTVAGVIYQPGAFTAVVDGQIHSNMQQSSINAARDALNGWDPSGGAIYYFNPSTATSSWIWSRPLIKIIGKHRFCR, encoded by the coding sequence ATGGGTAAGAAAATTATGAGATTTAAAAGAGAATTAGTACTAATACTTGCTATAGTGTTTACATATGCATCAACTTCTCTATTCTTGCTCCCCTATAATAATGCAGTGAAAGCTGTGGCCTACTACTATGGCTCAAGAGGAAATATGGTAATACAAATACAGCAAAAACTCAGAAGTTGGGGGTATTATAATGGCAGCGTAGATGGAGTATACGGGTATCAAACTTACACTGCAGTAAAATATTTTCAATCGAAAAATGGACTAAAATCTGATGGTATAGTTGGAGATGCAACTTTAGCAGCCCTTGCAATAAATACTGGAAGCAATACTGGTGGAAACAGTCAAAATGTAACATTAATAGCTAGATTGATAAATGGAGAGGCTAGAGGAGAACCTTATGAAGGACAGGTAGCAGTAGGAGCTGTAATACTAAATAGAACTAGGGATCCTAGGTTTCCATCTACTGTAGCAGGAGTTATATATCAACCAGGAGCTTTTACTGCTGTGGTGGATGGACAAATACATTCAAATATGCAACAGAGCTCTATAAATGCAGCAAGGGATGCTTTAAATGGATGGGATCCTTCAGGAGGAGCAATATACTATTTTAATCCCTCTACAGCAACAAGTTCATGGATATGGTCGAGACCTCTTATTAAAATTATAGGTAAACATAGATTTTGCAGGTAG
- the acpS gene encoding holo-ACP synthase — protein sequence MIFGVGVDIVEIRRIEQAVSKHSNFIDRIFSKNEVEYLKNKNLRPEFIAGRFAAKEAIVKALGTGFSGFDFRDIEVDRTALGKPIVVLKGKAKLIANKCGNYKIHLSISHGVDNAIAYAVMEVDGVEDSDCKNS from the coding sequence TTGATATTTGGGGTTGGGGTTGATATAGTTGAAATCAGGAGAATAGAACAGGCTGTTAGTAAACACTCAAATTTTATAGATAGAATTTTTAGTAAGAATGAAGTAGAATATCTTAAAAATAAAAATTTAAGACCTGAATTTATAGCAGGAAGGTTTGCTGCTAAGGAAGCTATAGTAAAGGCACTAGGAACTGGATTTAGTGGTTTTGATTTTAGAGATATAGAAGTAGATAGAACTGCTTTAGGTAAACCTATTGTAGTATTAAAGGGAAAGGCAAAGTTAATAGCTAATAAATGTGGGAATTACAAGATTCATCTCAGTATATCTCATGGAGTGGATAACGCTATAGCCTATGCCGTAATGGAGGTAGATGGAGTTGAAGATAGCGACTGTAAAAATAGCTAG
- a CDS encoding magnesium transporter — MKKLSSFLLSKVLYKKVYNEFDEYVGKLWDVYVSSDHGMPRAIGYKIKKGKEILNCECRNINFYDDNDKVIIKGEGIREIILQSYSYLLSKHLLDRQIVDINGKKLVRVNDLRIAEMAGEYRVVAVDTGVLALGRRLGIEKIIKKFYDLFNKKPEDSLIIWDNVESLEMINNNLKLSVPYKKLSKLHPADLADILEDMDVNYRKKVFESLDEDLAADTLEEIDPEVQLDILENLSQSKRDEVLYNMPNDEIADILDEVDKDTAEKILINMEKNDADEVRSLMEYKEETVGSIMNKDFICFNINITVKDTIEFLKEINPEDEVSHYIYIINDQKQLEGVVSLKDLILSDFEDTLKAIMIKDVVSINHKENIDEAIEMCSKYNLISLPVIDDEEKLCGIVIMNDLVEDILIPNWRKRLRKVG, encoded by the coding sequence ATGAAAAAGTTATCTAGTTTCTTGTTGAGTAAGGTTCTTTATAAAAAGGTTTATAATGAATTTGACGAATATGTAGGGAAACTTTGGGACGTTTATGTATCTTCTGATCATGGAATGCCAAGAGCCATAGGATATAAGATAAAAAAGGGCAAAGAAATACTTAATTGTGAGTGTAGGAACATAAACTTTTATGATGATAACGACAAGGTTATAATTAAAGGAGAAGGTATAAGGGAAATAATACTTCAAAGTTATTCCTATCTTTTATCAAAACATCTTTTAGATAGACAGATAGTGGATATAAACGGGAAAAAACTTGTAAGAGTTAATGATCTCAGAATTGCAGAAATGGCAGGAGAGTATAGGGTTGTAGCAGTAGATACAGGAGTTCTTGCTTTAGGAAGAAGGCTTGGTATAGAAAAAATCATAAAAAAGTTTTATGATTTATTTAATAAAAAACCTGAAGATAGCCTTATAATTTGGGATAATGTAGAATCACTAGAAATGATAAATAACAATTTAAAACTTTCCGTACCATATAAAAAGTTATCTAAACTCCATCCTGCTGATTTAGCAGATATATTAGAAGATATGGATGTAAACTACAGAAAGAAGGTTTTTGAAAGTTTAGATGAGGATCTAGCAGCGGATACATTAGAGGAAATAGATCCAGAAGTACAGCTGGATATTCTGGAAAATTTGAGTCAATCTAAAAGGGATGAGGTATTATACAATATGCCTAATGATGAAATAGCGGATATTTTAGATGAAGTAGATAAAGATACTGCAGAAAAAATACTTATAAATATGGAAAAAAATGATGCAGATGAAGTAAGATCACTTATGGAATATAAGGAAGAAACTGTAGGAAGTATAATGAATAAGGATTTTATCTGCTTTAATATAAACATAACCGTTAAAGATACTATTGAGTTTTTAAAAGAAATTAATCCGGAAGATGAGGTATCACATTATATATATATTATCAATGATCAAAAGCAGCTTGAAGGTGTGGTGTCTCTGAAAGACTTGATATTGTCAGATTTTGAAGATACATTAAAGGCGATAATGATCAAGGATGTAGTAAGTATAAATCATAAGGAAAATATAGATGAAGCCATAGAGATGTGTTCAAAATATAATCTTATTTCATTACCTGTAATAGATGATGAAGAAAAGCTGTGTGGCATAGTTATAATGAATGACTTAGTAGAAGACATATTAATACCAAATTGGAGAAAAAGGCTAAGAAAAGTAGGATAG
- a CDS encoding DUF6514 family protein, with protein sequence MIIENFISKEKVDQIKYVYFYRLLKGKIAISYSHKDVEEVQAYGIEIERQDILDGKLINVQRDSVQNISPERYKVHNLLKLLYDNKVSPIHLVDVIGDYVDEYSMDFDNQKNYAAY encoded by the coding sequence ATGATAATAGAGAATTTTATTAGTAAGGAGAAAGTAGATCAAATTAAGTATGTATACTTTTATAGATTACTTAAAGGCAAAATAGCTATTTCATATTCCCATAAGGATGTTGAAGAGGTGCAGGCTTATGGAATTGAAATTGAGAGACAGGATATATTAGATGGAAAATTGATAAATGTGCAAAGAGATAGTGTTCAAAATATAAGTCCTGAAAGGTATAAAGTACATAATTTATTGAAATTACTATATGACAATAAAGTTTCACCTATCCACTTGGTTGATGTAATAGGTGATTATGTAGACGAATACAGTATGGACTTTGACAACCAAAAAAATTATGCAGCATATTAA